A portion of the Caenorhabditis elegans chromosome III genome contains these proteins:
- the K01B6.4 gene encoding Phage protein (Confirmed by transcript evidence), translating to MSIKIVFEQIELTAHHILTDCDLQSVTIRKDDHNTKEDPVTEKKNLKVSKTLYRDALVGTDVETENKSVGPSILKVNVATKYEFQKLNATQIHRAINDPKLGEFLIRVYPLLKEELDNSDLFNKL from the exons ATGTCAATTAAA ATTGTCTTCGAACAAATTGAACTAACGGCCCATCATATTTTGACGGATTGCGATCTCCAATCTGTGACAATAAGAAAAGATGATCACAACACAAAAGAAGATCCTGTAacggaaaagaaaaatctcaaagtaTCAAAAACACTGTATCGTGATGCATTGGTTGGAACTGACGTTGagactgaaaataaaagtgttGGTCCGAGTATTCTCAAAGTCAATGTGGCAACTAAATACGAGTTCCAGAAGTTGAACGCAACTCag ATCCATCGAGCGATTAACGATCCCAAACTTGGTGAATTTCTTATTCGAGTGTATCCACTGCTCAAAGAAGAACTGGACAATTCGGATTTGTTCAATAAACTCTga